One Streptomyces sp. B21-105 genomic region harbors:
- a CDS encoding SRPBCC family protein, protein MARLWEIQESIVVNAPRAEVYAALSHLRNMGKWSPECFYVWHRGTTVREGTGFVGFNRKGPLVWFTTCRVTVADGPHEFAFRVGTFGLPVALWGYRLEPEGEGTLVTEYWQDLRSGAGARVTELLGLLFTGTRPEARAEANRAGMRTTLLRLRQAVAAV, encoded by the coding sequence GTGGCACGCCTGTGGGAAATACAGGAAAGCATCGTCGTCAACGCTCCCCGCGCAGAGGTCTACGCGGCGCTTTCCCATCTCCGGAACATGGGGAAATGGAGTCCGGAATGCTTCTACGTGTGGCACCGCGGCACGACGGTACGCGAGGGGACCGGATTCGTGGGGTTCAACCGCAAGGGGCCTCTGGTGTGGTTCACGACCTGCCGGGTCACCGTGGCCGACGGACCCCACGAGTTCGCGTTCCGGGTCGGCACCTTCGGTCTGCCGGTGGCCCTGTGGGGCTACCGGCTCGAGCCGGAGGGTGAAGGGACCCTCGTCACCGAGTACTGGCAGGACCTGCGGAGCGGGGCCGGTGCGCGCGTCACGGAGCTGCTCGGACTCCTGTTCACCGGCACTCGTCCCGAGGCCCGGGCGGAGGCCAACCGGGCCGGCATGCGCACCACTCTGCTGCGGCTGAGGCAAGCCGTGGCGGCTGTCTGA